Below is a window of Humulus lupulus chromosome 2, drHumLupu1.1, whole genome shotgun sequence DNA.
GTGGAAAGAATCTTTAAAGCCTCCTCCTGGGCAGTAGTAGTAACCTTTGAATATGTACAAAAATATGTGcaccacatatatatacatacatatatttctATGTTTCTATATAATGACAATAGTTCTTTCAAttcaatattgttttttttttaaaaaaaaaagaaagaattaatAATAAAGATGCATTCATGAATCCTTGTCAGATAGATCAAATCCCATGTTACTAAATTGAACCTCCCCAAAAAATGCAACGTCCATGAGAGGTGCTTGTCTAGCAGCAACTTCCATGATTCTCAGTTTAGCTGCCCCAAGTAGCTGAACCATAACAATTTTCATTGTTTTCCTCATCCTTTTTAGCCTCTCCATTTTCATTTCACTTCCCCCAAATCAATCTCccactctctcttctttcttATTTTCCTATTTCATTTATAATAATCTACAAAAGAGAAAAATCTTTAATATTTACCGTCCTTTCTTATTCTTTTTCTTGCTCATGTTCTCTTCtatgttctttctagaatttGGGTTCATCATCAGCTCTACCAACTACAACAAGGGACCCCATTTTGCTCTTGTTCTCCTCTGTGTTCTTTCTAGAATTTGGGTTCATCATCAGCCCGAGGGTAATCAGTGCCCAGGGAATTATTACCAGACGAGGAAGCTTCTTTGTGAGGTGGGCTTAGGCTATGAGAAAATTGATGTTTGTCAATACGATTGTGCATTGTTTTATGGTGAGAATGCAAATGCAGTGTCATGTCCTGTATGCAAGTCTAGTCGTTATGTACGAAATCAAATCCCACATAAACGACTTAGATGGTTCCCAATCAAGGCACGGCTTAAGAGAATGTTTAGTTCGAAGCACACTTCTAAAGATATGCGATGGCATAAAGAGGTACGAAAAAATGAAGCTGGGATTTTACGTCATCTTGCTGATGGGGATGCTTGGAAGCATTTCGACAATGTGTATCCTGACTTTGCAGCTGATTCTAGGATTGTACGAATGGGGTTGGTGTCAGATGGGTTTAACCCTTTCTCTAATATGACATCAACCTATAGTTTGTGGCCAGTGATATTAATTCTGTACAATATGCCACCTTGGGCTTCTCCTAATGGAACAAACTATCTCATGTCTTTGTTAATTCCAGGTCCTAAATCTCCTGGAAAAGATTATGATGTGTTCTTGATGCCATTAATTGAAGAGCTTAAAGAGTTATGGGATGGATTCAATGCATATGATTTGTATGGTCAATGCATGTTTAAACTTCGAGCTGCAGTCTTGTGGACAATTAGTGATTTTCCTGCTTATGCATACTTGTCTGGGTGGAGCACTGGTGGTAAATTAGCATGTCCTATTTGTCTTGAAGATACAATATCTAGAAGAATAATTGACAAACAATGTTTCATGGGACATCGATGTTATTTGAAAAGAAACCATTCTTGGAGAAAAAGTAAAGAATATGATGGATCTACTGAATTACGTGGCCCTCCTAGAACTTTTACTGGTGACGACATTTTAAAGCAATTGGATGAAATTCCTATTCATACCCCTGGTAAAGCACCAAGTAATTCTTCTATAAAACGTAAGCGTGGAGAGAAAGAGCTGAATTGGTGTAAAAGAAGTGTTTTGTTTGAATTGCCATACTGATCAAAGCTCTTGCTACGTCACAATCTTGATGTGATGcatatagagaaaaatgtatgtgtaACATTATTGGAACACTTTTAGACATTGAAGGTAAATCGAAAGACACTTTAAAAGCTCATAAGGATTTACAAAATCTTAATATTCGTGAAGAGCTTTGGCTGAAGAAGGACCTATCTAATAACAAGCTTGAAAAACCTTATGCTAGTTACACTTTGACGAGAGAAGAATGCAAAGATTTTTGTAAATTCATTCAAAGTGTTAGATTACCGGATGGATATGCTTCGAATATTAGTCGATGTGTAATAGATAATGACAAACTAGGAGGAATGAAAACTCATGATTGTCATGTTTTACTTCATAAGATATTACCAGCTGCATTACTTCCTTTTCTGACAGACAACATTCGTGGTACTTTGATTGAACTTTGCCAATTCTTTCAAAAAATTTGTGCAAAAACATTACAAATTTCTGACATATAATAATTGAGAGATGGAATTGTAataattttgtgcaagttggaaaGATATTTCCCCCATCATTTTTTACCATAATGGTTCATCTTTGTGTTCACCTACCCGATCAAGTGTTATTAGGTGGTCCAGTTGCTTCGAGATGGATGTTTGGGACAGAACGCCATATGGGTTTGTACAAGAAATATGTGAGAAACATGTCTTGACCTGATGGTTCAATAGCAGAAGCTTTTGTTGTAGATGAAGCTGTAACTTTCTTGTCAAGATATGTTTCTAATATAAAGACAAGATTCACAAGACCCGAGCGTAATTGGGATATACCTTCTCCAAATCATAAGTTAGATGTTTTCAACTCCAATGTTCGTCCATTAGGGGCATCTACTATCAAATTGCTTCAAAATTGGAGACAAGTCGTTCAATGGTATATATTGAACAATTTTGTAGATGATATCCAAGATTTTATCAAGTAAGTAACAATTTCTTTTATTCTTCTAAATTATATCTACAAAATATCATTTACTTATTCATAGAAATGAATTTGAATGTAGTGATCATATAAAGTTATTGGAAGAAAAAGGTCTTTCAGATTCAGAATTTTCCCTAGAGCACAAAGAATAATTTCCTTCTTGGTTTAAGAATAAAGTAAGAGATTATCATTAATGGTTTCTTACTAAATTCTTAAGTTGTGACATCATTCATCATAATTCAAATTCTTTCATACTACAGGTGTCTCAAATGCGAGTTCAAAAATCACCTCTTGCCAATGATGATTTGTACtctttatctcaaggtccacttGAACGGTACAACACCTACCAAAGTTGTATTGTAAATGGTGTTCGATTTCGATGTAAAGAGCGTGACGATACTCTTAAGACACAATGTTCTAGAATTTTCACTGAAGGTGATCATGACAATATTAATATCCTATACTATGGTGTCTTGATTGAGATTTTGCAGTTGTCATTTGTTTTAGATCGGAAGGTGTTCTTATTTCGTTGCACGGGGTATAACTCTAATCCAAAAGGTAGATCAATTGTTGTGGATCATAATTTGACTTCCATCAATACATCTACTGATTGGTATTCTAATGAACCATTTATCTTGGCAACTCAAGCACAACAAGTTTTCTATTTGCTTGATATGAAGCGTAGTTCAAATTGGCAGATTGTTCAAAAAGTAAATCATCGATCTATTTATGACATTCCTGAAATTATGGAAGAGACAGTAAATAATGATGTGTTTCAAGAAGAAGAATCATTTCAATTGCCACCTTTTCAACCAACTGAGGATTTCATTGAAAGTTCGTCTTTAGTTCGATTAGATGTTCCTTCTGTAACTCTTTCAGACCAACTTGTTGTTGATTTATTTTTAAACCAAAATCAAAATGTTGACAAGGATAGTGACTTAGATGAAGATTTTGATGAAggaaatatattctctaataatGAAACATTTCTCTCAAGTGATGATACCAAAAGTTATACAGAATCAGAATGTGATGATGATGCAGATTCTTAATTCATAGTTAGTCATCTTGTCATTGATCAGTTAGTGCCTCGTGAAATTTGTCTACAAATGTTCTTCCCCAACTAGCCAACTAGCCAAGCACCCTGTACACAAACAGAAATACAAGTACAGAAACTAAGGTTTGCAAAAACTGAGATGAAACAAGATATCCAGATTCTTAATTCATATTTAGTTTCTTAATATTTATTTCACAGAATTTTAGTCATGGCACCTGGTCGTCGCACCACTCGATCTATTGCTCAAAGTCAACAAGTTGAACCAGTCATTGATCCTCCTGCTCCACCTTCACAAGTTGTTCGCACTACTCGGTCGAGTATAGAGAATCAACAAGTTGAACCAGTCATTGATCCTCCTCCTCCGCCTACATAAGTTATTCGCACTACTCGGTCGAGTTTAGAGAATCAACAAGTTTGTTGCACCACTCGATCTACGGTACTCAGTCAATGACCTAGAACCACCGTACAATCTAATGTAGAGAGAGAACACCCTCAAGGCTCCACACACCCTACTGTACAGGGTGAACAAGTCAATGTGACGACCCATTTTGATACCGAAGATGATAATCAATCTTCCCAAGTTCCATCAGGTAAATTTAATGTCTTTCATGTTcatttctttaaatttctatttattttaattaagattaTATTGTATTGTAGGACAAACATCTTCCTTTAAGCCACGTGGAGTTACTCGCGACTTGACAACTACAATTATAGCTAAGGCATCATCAACTGGAAAGTTGTCAGTGACTTTTAATGTGGAGTGTCGTTAACCAATTTGTACTAATGCTGAGAAATTTAATAATGAGATTGGATTCATTATTCGGAATCATGGTACATTTCATTATAAAGAGTGGAGAATGGTCCCAGAAGATGTGAGAGCTCCATTGCGACACTATCTTTTGGTAAGTCATTTCACAATATTAcatttatatttgtaatatttataattaatattgttttatgttataggaACATTTTGACATCAACTTGAATGATGCGACAACTAAAAAAATGCATTGATGAGCAAATGagaaaaacttggaagggtcATAAGTACAAGCTGCACTTATATTTCAAAGAAATTGGAGGAGAAAATGATCTTGAGATGGCCAAGAGCAAATGTCATCCAGACTTAAAAGAAGAACATCAAGAAGATTGGATGATTTTGTGTGATCGTTGGTGTTCTCCTGAATTTAAGGTAACATTTTTTATCATAATATTGCTATTATGATAGGAAGAAGAGACCCGACATACTATTTACATATTACTATTGTTCTTAACATCTAGCTTTTTGCTATTTTTTCTGTTTTATTGAATTTATATTGTTGTATGTTTCCATGATTGTACACAAATGTCGAAATACTGCTTAattttgaaatattgtattggcTATAGATGACCTCTTTGTTGAAATTTCTGTCTTTCTTTGACTATGATACCCAATCAGTTGTTGTGTTTATTTCATTTTGGTTGTGGGAATGAAGTTTTTTCTGACTATGTAGTTGATGTAGTTAAGGTGTTTGGttaaatgtttgaatgaaaaAATGAAAGCTAATGTTATTGTTTTGGCATCATCTACTCTTTCTAGTATTTGGCCCTACATAAACAACATCTACTCTTTCTAGTATTTTGTTTTGTCTTTGATTTACAGATTTTAGTGTTAAACTGTTCaataaagtttgtaataaatagacATTGTGTTGTTCAAAAGAAAAGGTTGTGTaaaaaaatttctaataaatttTATGTGGATTTATTTCTTTAGGAAAGAGCATTAAAGAATACTACCAATCAATCAAAGAGGAAATGGGAGTCGAAAAATGGTTCAGTCTCCACACCACGACATCACATTCGACGTGGAATGGTGTTAACTTCTCCTACCGGTCAAATTGAGGCATGGCGTCTAAAGCATTATGATGCTGAGAAAGGATGGACTGGAATAGAGCTCGGGCCATTATATGtaagtaatttaaatttttatttattatatttcttactaataattaattaaatatattattaggaTAAAATGATAGAGTTAAGGGGTCAACATCCTCCAGAAGAACTGTCTGATAAAGAGATTATGGAGCGTGTACTTGGACGTGATTCAGTATACTTGCGAGGGTGGGGGCGGTCTCCTAGTGTCACAACTTCTACTTCACATCGTGAAAATATTGTGGGTAATCAACCAACTTATGAAGAGTTACTTGAACGACTTAATGATACAACTTCCCGCCTTAATGCTACTAACGAACAACTTAGTGTAGTTGTGGATATACTTCGTCATAACAATTTGATGGcaccgcctccaccacctccaacagaccaagcttcagatgcaaatttaagagaatcgccatctatttcagttcgggagtcacaagatgattcttagtttatttacattaatttactaaggaatgaactttatgaagttttttttattttggtaggggtaaccttaaaatgataactttatgacttattttagtattgaacattataatgaattttagcattaaacattttattattgaatggtttttttctagtttatttctaatatagaacatttataaataactgttattatcttttacctacacataaccattaaatttgaacaaaatataaattgtgtaacaaaccaataaaataatgctatgtgggctaataaaatgatACCACGAAGGATACCACATATGATGCCACACATAATGCCACATAGGATGCCACGTAtgatgccacatatgatgccacgtAGGATGACACGTCATCATACACGTAAAACTACAAAAACCATGTCAGCATACACgtaggatgccatgtcatcaaacacgtcatctgatgactcatcaattgatttataacttagtggggtccactgattcttttacctactagtgttaataagtgtaggtaaagactctttccccactaacttttacctaccaatctctaccaattcaatattggtaggtaaaccatattacccaccattatgctagttttacctacacttacaattggtaggtaaagacccaattttcttgtagtgattgtgGGTTAAggatttaaaaagaaagaagGTGGGTAGTTACCTAAAATAAACCCAAAGAAAGGGAAActtaaatatttttcaataaagaaaaataaatcaaGTAACTGtcaatcaattaattcaaaaaatagcTTTTAATTTTCCAAATCCCTTACAATCCATACACCCCAATTAAAAACACCAAAAACgaaacaaaaatattcaaaaaataaCCACAAATAAAAAACATACTAGCCAAAACTATAATTTTTGTATTTCgcattgtattttatttttttaatttttaaatttacaaattctttttataatttttttattttttaaaaaacaaactaCCGATCACACAACATTGTCAACACTTGGAGCAAAATTGGAGttcaagaattaaaattgaaacaaGAACAAAATACCAATATTTTACTTATCCTCTTAAAATTCGGTCcaattttttgtattattatttctatatatatatataaacaaactttgttatttttccaTAGAACTTATCAAGTGTATCAACCGATCTTCTTGCTTTTGTCCCTGAAGAAAAATTCAAACTCGTAAggaaaacataaattatagtaACAAGTTAATCACATATTGTATTTCTATCATAAATGTTATGGAGGATAAGAATTAACTCAGTCACATCCAAATATTTTAAGAAGATCAATCAGTGTGTAAAAgcttttaaaaccattttttttacttacatttaaaaaaaaaaatgtttcaaGCGTTTGTGTGTGAAAGTGAAAGCAAGGAACATTGCCCAATTTTTCAAAAAGACTTTTTCTGGGAATTGTACCCAATGAAGACATTGTCACGCTACCTCAATGGTAACCCTTTTCAATGGTAGTGTATCTTCTACATAAGTGCTaattacatagttccaacttactcaaagacGACTTTCACACATTGAagcaggtagctctattctttcaaaggagcttaaaatatttatttttcattttttttaaatggatgCTTGAACATAACACATTGATGAGCTCAAATATTTCTAGGAGGAACTAattaattttcctaagactaaACATTTATAACATAGATACACTAGAGAGATTAACAAGAAACTATATTAATATGCTTTTCTTTTGAGTTTTACAGTTTCTTCTAGGACAACAACAAGACACGATTGATTTAAAACAAGCCAGGCTTGGCAAAAATAACAAGATGCAAAAATAACAcaattcaaataaaacaaactccTAAGGACTTCCTTAGGGAATCAAAAcgaaccgaatcaagagctttgGTAAAAATACCAGCAATTTGCTTACTTTTTTCAACATATTCTAGAACTagaattttattttcaacaagctcTCTAATGAAGTGATGACGAATGTTAATGTGTTTAGTGCGTGAAAGTTGAGCGAGATTTTTAGAATTTTTAATTGCACTAGTGTTATCACAGAAAATAGTTAAAGTGTCAAGAGAAAACCCATAATCAGTCATCATCTGTTTCATCCACAATAATTCAGTGtaacagcttccagcagcaatgtattCAGCTTCAGCAATAGACAAAGAGATTGAATTCTGCTTTTTGCTATGCCATGAAACAAGATTGATGCCTAGGTAGAAGCATCCTCCACTTGTGCTTTTTCTATCATATGCattacctgcccaatcagcatcactaaagcacacaaggttagaattaaTTTCATTAGAATACCAAAGAccataatcaaaagtctcatgcaCATAACAAATAATTGTTTTTCACAATCACTACATGAGATTCCATAGGTTTTCCTTAATACCTAGCACAGACTCCAACACTATAGCATATGTcacaatctttttcaactctcaatttCAAACAAATAGTTTTAAAAGAATCAAATGTATCCgatttttctctaaaaaaatcaACCCAAGTAAAACGAAAAAATtcattaacataaacaaaaatgtatctctttcCATTAATACTTTCTACTTGGATAGGACTCATAAGATCCATGTGCAGCAATTCAAGCACCCTAGTAGTATTAATATCATAAATACTCTTAAGTTTTGTTTtcaattgcttaccaagttggcGAGACTCACACTTACCAACTGACTATTTACCCAATCTAGGTAAACCATGAACAATACCTACAGAAGAcatttttttcaagtttttgaaatgtATGTGGCCCAACATCTCATGCCACATGTCAGTATTATTACCTATAGTTGTATAACACATAACAGATGTCATAAGTGTATAACAATTATTATTAGATCTAAAACCTTCAAGAATACAATCACAATCAGAATCCAAAACAGAATAATTTTCTCTATCAAAGTTAACAATGTAACCTTGATTACAAATATGACTTATGCTAAGCAAGATAGCTTTAAGTCCTTCTACAAGTATAATTTCTTAAGATGTGGTAACCCTGGATAATTCAAGGTTCCCATACCAATCACATTGCCAGACACACCATTTCCAAATGTCACAAACCCATATTGCATCGGTCTGATGTTCGTGAGTATTGTTCTATCACCTGTCATGTGCCTGGAACAGCCACTATCAAAGTACCACAGATTAGACACATTAGATCTTTCTTCAAAACTAGCAA
It encodes the following:
- the LOC133819004 gene encoding uncharacterized protein LOC133819004 — its product is MVLTSPTGQIEAWRLKHYDAEKGWTGIELGPLYDKMIELRGQHPPEELSDKEIMERVLGRDSVYLRGWGRSPSVTTSTSHRENIVGNQPTYEELLERLNDTTSRLNATNEQLSVVVDILRHNNLMAPPPPPPTDQASDANLRESPSISVRESQDDS